A portion of the Acidobacteriota bacterium genome contains these proteins:
- a CDS encoding saccharopine dehydrogenase NADP-binding domain-containing protein has translation MSKRWLIYGAYGFTGKLIVTEALRKGMRPVIAGRDPEQIEKLASATGLEGRAFALDEGIDREISDVELVLHCAGPFEQTSAPMVSACIRGGVSYLDITGEIEVFEAIMRLGAEAKDAGIVMIPGVGFDVVPTDCLAAKLAEDVADASHLDLAFSSKRGGISRGTLKTMIEGIGKGGAIRKEGRIVRVPVAWDSREIPYESGPRSSMTIPWGDVSTAFHTTGIPNVRVYTATHPKTIRRMRMLRWLLPVVGLPPVKWLLLRIADRRSGPDETERGKAHIELWGEALNASGVRRSRTMRIPEGYTFTAASAVLAAERVMEGGVEPGAWTPARAFGARFVDDVVAEMAKA, from the coding sequence ATGTCGAAGCGGTGGCTGATCTATGGAGCGTACGGGTTCACCGGGAAGCTGATCGTCACCGAGGCGCTTCGAAAAGGGATGCGCCCCGTAATCGCGGGGAGGGATCCGGAGCAGATCGAAAAGCTCGCTTCGGCGACCGGGCTCGAAGGTCGTGCATTCGCGCTCGACGAGGGAATCGACCGCGAGATTTCCGATGTCGAGCTGGTTCTCCACTGCGCGGGACCCTTCGAGCAGACGAGCGCTCCCATGGTGAGCGCCTGCATACGAGGTGGGGTGAGCTATCTCGACATCACCGGAGAGATCGAGGTCTTCGAGGCCATCATGCGCCTCGGCGCCGAAGCGAAGGATGCGGGCATCGTGATGATCCCGGGTGTCGGCTTCGACGTCGTGCCGACCGACTGCCTCGCGGCGAAGCTTGCGGAGGATGTCGCGGACGCGTCTCATCTCGACCTCGCGTTTTCCTCGAAGAGGGGAGGGATCAGCAGAGGAACGCTGAAGACGATGATCGAGGGGATCGGAAAAGGAGGTGCAATCCGGAAAGAGGGGAGGATCGTCCGAGTCCCGGTCGCGTGGGATTCCCGCGAGATTCCTTACGAGTCCGGGCCTCGCTCGTCGATGACGATTCCGTGGGGAGACGTCTCGACGGCGTTTCACACGACGGGCATTCCGAATGTTCGCGTCTACACGGCTACGCATCCGAAGACGATTCGCCGGATGAGAATGCTCCGCTGGCTGCTTCCCGTGGTGGGTCTGCCGCCGGTGAAGTGGCTGCTGCTGCGGATCGCAGATCGCCGCAGCGGACCGGACGAAACGGAGCGGGGGAAAGCGCACATCGAGCTCTGGGGAGAGGCGTTGAACGCTTCGGGGGTGCGCAGGTCCAGAACGATGCGCATTCCGGAGGGCTACACCTTCACGGCCGCCTCCGCGGTTCTCGCGGCAGAGCGGGTCATGGAAGGAGGAGTCGAGCCGGGCGCGTGGACTCCGGCGCGGGCATTCGGCGCGCGATTCGTCGACGATGTGGTCGCGGAGATGGCGAAAGCGTGA
- a CDS encoding DUF547 domain-containing protein, translating to MRRATAFLVMALAAFPVVSEGAEPDYSEWGAILKEHYDPARGMDYAALKRDRARLEKLRNEMAKVDVSSLNRNEQLAYWINLYNISAVSVVTDNYPVDSIRSISTDPIIRLNVFKKNYVKGPDGPMSLNDVENVKIREGFGDPRIHFAINCAAKSCPPIREEPYVGARLDAQLDDQTRKFLNGKLGVHFRKSRNRLDVYTTKIMDWFGEDFEKAGGDIAFLKKYLSPDKLKVINEASEVRVRYDDYDWALNDRK from the coding sequence ATGCGACGAGCGACGGCGTTTCTGGTGATGGCCCTGGCAGCGTTCCCGGTGGTTTCCGAGGGGGCGGAACCCGACTATTCGGAATGGGGAGCGATTCTGAAAGAGCATTACGATCCCGCGCGCGGCATGGACTACGCCGCTCTGAAGCGTGACCGGGCAAGGCTCGAGAAGCTGCGCAACGAGATGGCGAAGGTCGACGTTTCGTCGCTGAACCGGAATGAGCAGCTCGCCTACTGGATCAACCTCTACAACATCAGCGCCGTGTCGGTAGTCACCGACAACTATCCGGTCGATTCGATCCGGTCGATCTCGACCGATCCGATCATCAGACTGAACGTCTTCAAGAAGAATTACGTGAAAGGTCCGGACGGGCCGATGTCGCTCAACGACGTCGAGAACGTGAAAATCCGCGAAGGTTTCGGCGATCCACGGATCCACTTCGCGATCAACTGCGCGGCGAAGAGCTGCCCGCCGATCCGGGAGGAGCCGTACGTCGGCGCCCGGCTCGACGCACAGCTCGACGACCAGACGCGCAAGTTCCTCAATGGCAAGCTCGGCGTGCACTTTCGCAAGAGCCGCAACCGGCTCGACGTCTACACGACGAAGATCATGGACTGGTTCGGTGAGGATTTCGAGAAAGCCGGAGGCGACATCGCCTTCCTGAAGAAATACCTCAGCCCTGACAAGCTGAAAGTGATCAACGAAGCGTCGGAAGTTCGCGTTCGCTACGACGACTACGACTGGGCGCTCAACGACAGGAAGTAG
- a CDS encoding META domain-containing protein, translating into MRLFAFAVLLVAGCSGSAVTDATSELKVLADTEWELVSIEGNPVPAKPRVTLTFEHDQLGGYAGCNWFGGTYAQTGSRLELGDMQQTLRACAERAANDRETAYLRAFGRVSRWSVENGQLHLRDDSGNTLLVYDRRVPLRMNPDDLIGTEWRLRSMEGARVPTGSTITLELERGRIEGFAGCRGFTGTYTAEGDEIDITTISMNEMECRDEGRLLFEGQFTTDLSETVNYELEGDTLTLVTHPGRKLVFDRR; encoded by the coding sequence ATGAGACTCTTCGCGTTTGCGGTTCTCCTGGTTGCCGGCTGCAGCGGTTCCGCTGTCACTGACGCCACGAGCGAGTTGAAGGTGCTCGCCGATACCGAGTGGGAGCTCGTGTCGATCGAGGGAAACCCGGTGCCCGCCAAGCCCCGCGTAACCCTCACGTTCGAGCATGATCAGCTCGGAGGTTACGCCGGTTGCAACTGGTTCGGAGGCACCTATGCGCAGACGGGCTCGAGGCTCGAGCTCGGAGATATGCAGCAGACGTTGCGCGCCTGCGCCGAACGCGCCGCCAATGACCGCGAGACGGCTTACCTCCGCGCATTCGGTCGCGTCTCCCGCTGGTCGGTCGAGAACGGCCAGCTCCATCTTCGTGACGATTCCGGGAACACGCTCCTCGTATACGACCGGAGGGTGCCGCTCCGGATGAACCCGGACGACCTGATCGGTACCGAGTGGAGACTTCGCTCGATGGAGGGGGCGAGGGTCCCGACCGGCTCCACGATCACGCTCGAGCTCGAACGCGGCCGCATCGAGGGATTCGCCGGATGCCGGGGCTTCACCGGTACCTACACGGCGGAAGGTGACGAGATCGACATCACGACCATTTCGATGAACGAGATGGAATGCCGGGACGAGGGGCGCCTCCTCTTCGAGGGCCAGTTCACCACCGACCTCTCCGAAACGGTCAACTACGAGCTCGAGGGGGACACGCTCACCCTCGTCACGCACCCGGGCCGGAAGCTGGTCTTCGACCGCCGGTGA
- a CDS encoding DUF2191 domain-containing protein, with protein sequence MRTTLTIDDDLYDVLRERASVQGVAFRDVVNDALRRGLMTGSSGERTEARFEVVPRSLGFRPGVEPSRLNSLLDELESEGLAEHTGQNTADS encoded by the coding sequence ATGCGGACCACCCTGACCATCGACGACGATCTCTACGACGTTCTGCGGGAGCGTGCGTCCGTCCAGGGTGTTGCCTTTCGTGACGTCGTCAACGATGCGTTGCGGCGTGGCCTGATGACCGGATCTTCAGGCGAGCGAACCGAAGCGAGATTCGAGGTGGTTCCGCGATCCCTCGGGTTCCGCCCCGGGGTCGAACCGTCGCGGCTCAACTCGCTCCTCGATGAGTTGGAATCGGAAGGTCTTGCAGAGCATACGGGGCAGAACACTGCCGATTCCTGA
- a CDS encoding DMT family transporter yields MKSGFGGIWWVVAAALLWSSGGLGIKSVADPALKVAFYRSAIAAVVLFAIFRPRAVRWTVPFLTAIGSYAICLTTFVLATKMTTAANAIFLQYSGVVWVLVASPLVLKETLRRRDAIACTVAIGGMALFFIGRFGGGTMAGNLMGLVSGIFFAILVVALRFERGAGAEAAVTWGNVLVAVALFPFVFDDLAVTPVSLGWLLFLGVFQIALAYACFVKGLESVTATAASLTGMIEPVSNPVWVFLVLGERPSPWAIAGGVIVLAAIAWRTIETGPPHRRKVAPPD; encoded by the coding sequence ATGAAGAGCGGATTCGGCGGGATCTGGTGGGTCGTTGCGGCGGCGCTGCTTTGGTCGAGCGGCGGGCTCGGGATCAAATCGGTCGCCGACCCTGCGCTGAAGGTCGCGTTCTACCGATCGGCGATCGCGGCCGTCGTCCTCTTTGCGATCTTTCGTCCCAGGGCGGTGCGATGGACGGTGCCGTTCCTCACCGCGATCGGAAGTTACGCGATCTGCCTGACGACCTTCGTTCTCGCGACGAAGATGACGACCGCGGCGAACGCGATTTTTCTCCAGTACAGTGGCGTCGTCTGGGTGCTCGTCGCATCTCCACTCGTGCTGAAGGAGACGCTGCGGCGCCGCGACGCGATCGCCTGCACGGTTGCCATCGGCGGGATGGCGCTCTTCTTCATCGGCCGTTTCGGCGGAGGAACGATGGCTGGGAATCTGATGGGCCTGGTCTCGGGAATCTTCTTCGCGATTCTCGTCGTCGCACTCCGGTTCGAGAGAGGCGCCGGCGCCGAGGCCGCGGTCACGTGGGGGAACGTCCTCGTCGCGGTTGCGCTGTTTCCCTTCGTTTTCGACGACCTCGCGGTCACTCCCGTATCGCTCGGATGGCTCTTGTTTCTCGGCGTCTTCCAGATTGCGCTCGCGTACGCCTGCTTCGTGAAAGGGCTCGAGAGCGTCACGGCCACCGCCGCATCGCTCACGGGAATGATCGAGCCCGTCTCGAACCCGGTCTGGGTCTTTCTCGTCCTCGGAGAGCGGCCGTCGCCGTGGGCCATTGCCGGCGGCGTGATCGTTCTCGCGGCAATCGCCTGGCGGACAATCGAGACCGGCCCGCCGCATCGGCGAAAGGTGGCGCCGCCCGATTAG
- a CDS encoding DoxX family protein, which yields MTKTFDRDNATSIGLLTLRVGIAGFLMTHGWGKLQMILDDQYEMMGDPIGIGNVASLWLLMFAELICGGLVVIGLATRIAAIPPIIAMGVAAFVAHGTDPWTMSEGARLFFEELSESWASKQPALMFLVVFLTLALTGPGRYSLDELIRRRRERGHQPA from the coding sequence ATGACGAAGACATTCGACCGCGATAATGCCACGTCCATCGGACTGCTGACCCTGCGAGTGGGGATCGCCGGCTTCCTGATGACCCATGGCTGGGGCAAGCTTCAGATGATTCTCGACGATCAGTACGAGATGATGGGTGATCCGATCGGCATCGGGAATGTGGCGAGCCTCTGGCTTCTGATGTTCGCCGAGCTCATCTGCGGCGGCCTGGTCGTCATCGGACTCGCGACCCGGATCGCCGCGATCCCGCCGATCATCGCAATGGGCGTTGCCGCATTCGTCGCGCATGGGACCGATCCGTGGACGATGTCGGAGGGAGCGCGTCTGTTCTTCGAAGAGCTGTCGGAGTCGTGGGCGAGCAAACAGCCGGCGCTGATGTTCCTCGTCGTCTTTCTGACTCTGGCACTGACCGGGCCGGGCCGCTACTCGCTCGACGAGCTCATCCGGCGGCGGCGGGAGCGCGGGCACCAACCGGCCTGA
- the bla gene encoding subclass B3 metallo-beta-lactamase, producing MRRTCVAASILIALAVPLTGDDPASWTQPVEPFRVIGNVWYVGTADLTSWLITSREGHILIDAPMEENVSHILGAIRKLGFDPRDVEIMLNSHAHYDHAGGFARMKEATGARLLVSEADARLIESGGRGDFAFGDDATFPPVKVDGFVLDEEVIELGGVRLTAMATPGHTKGSTSWLLDVVEVGKKYRVLFANSLSAPGYRLVGNDSYPEIIEDYRRSFERLGSVDADVLLTTHGSFIQLQRKIEAMKAGGPNPFIDPAATKSYVERWRLRFEEELARQRKARGRV from the coding sequence TTGAGAAGAACCTGCGTAGCCGCTTCGATCCTGATCGCGCTGGCCGTCCCGCTGACTGGCGACGACCCTGCTTCGTGGACCCAGCCGGTCGAGCCATTTCGCGTCATCGGCAACGTCTGGTACGTCGGAACTGCCGACCTCACCTCGTGGCTCATCACGAGCCGGGAGGGTCACATCCTGATCGACGCTCCGATGGAGGAGAACGTCTCTCATATTCTCGGTGCGATCAGGAAGCTCGGATTTGATCCGCGCGACGTCGAGATCATGCTCAACAGTCACGCACACTACGACCACGCCGGCGGTTTCGCCAGGATGAAGGAGGCGACGGGAGCACGTCTGCTCGTTTCGGAGGCGGATGCCAGGCTCATCGAAAGCGGTGGAAGAGGTGATTTCGCCTTCGGCGACGACGCTACATTCCCTCCGGTAAAGGTCGACGGATTCGTCCTCGACGAGGAGGTGATCGAGCTCGGAGGCGTTCGCCTCACCGCGATGGCGACACCCGGCCACACGAAAGGAAGCACGAGCTGGCTTCTCGATGTCGTCGAAGTAGGAAAGAAGTACCGGGTCCTCTTCGCGAACAGCCTCTCCGCTCCTGGTTACCGGCTGGTCGGCAACGACAGCTATCCGGAGATCATCGAAGACTATCGACGAAGCTTCGAACGGCTCGGATCGGTCGACGCGGACGTCCTTCTGACCACGCACGGCAGCTTCATCCAGCTTCAGCGCAAGATCGAGGCGATGAAGGCCGGCGGTCCGAATCCCTTCATCGACCCGGCCGCCACGAAGAGCTACGTCGAGCGGTGGAGACTCCGCTTCGAGGAAGAGCTCGCGAGGCAGAGAAAAGCGCGGGGTCGGGTCTGA
- a CDS encoding SPFH/Band 7/PHB domain protein, whose translation MTPMPFIAFFLGLIVVPIALGLAKRFGIYAVVEEREAQVFTVFGKVLGVLDEPGLNFPMTQLGMRAFLVPFFGKRYRVSTAWKQHYYRKLMVNSEEGTPMGVGIWYEMKVSDPVSYLFVNANPEGSLSANVASSTISTLSNLEMEKMLESRHSLSRTVRAAVSPLSEKWGYRLGSVYIRKVAFTDRSMVDNITEKVVKRLVQVTSAMRQDGENRVGLIQSETAKKVSQKLAEASASRPAVVGETLNQIRQTDPEILDAVLEVMETEKLLSSPAKVEVVPRDSSILIQTSGG comes from the coding sequence ATGACACCAATGCCATTCATTGCTTTCTTTCTCGGTCTGATCGTCGTTCCGATCGCCCTCGGTCTCGCAAAACGTTTCGGGATTTACGCCGTCGTCGAGGAGCGGGAAGCTCAGGTCTTCACGGTATTCGGCAAGGTTCTGGGCGTGCTCGACGAGCCGGGTCTCAATTTCCCGATGACGCAGCTCGGCATGCGCGCGTTTCTCGTCCCGTTCTTCGGTAAGCGCTACCGGGTTTCGACCGCCTGGAAGCAGCATTACTACCGGAAGCTGATGGTGAACTCCGAAGAGGGGACGCCGATGGGCGTCGGCATCTGGTACGAGATGAAGGTCAGCGATCCCGTCTCGTACCTCTTCGTCAATGCGAATCCCGAAGGATCGCTTTCGGCGAATGTCGCCAGCTCGACGATCTCCACGCTGTCGAATCTGGAGATGGAGAAGATGCTCGAGAGCCGGCACAGTCTGAGCCGGACGGTTCGTGCGGCGGTTTCGCCGCTCAGCGAAAAGTGGGGCTACAGGCTCGGCTCGGTCTACATCAGAAAGGTCGCGTTCACCGATCGCTCGATGGTCGACAACATCACCGAGAAGGTCGTGAAGCGGCTCGTTCAGGTCACCAGCGCCATGCGGCAGGACGGAGAGAACCGCGTGGGGCTGATCCAGAGCGAGACGGCAAAGAAGGTCTCGCAGAAACTTGCCGAGGCGTCGGCATCGCGACCGGCAGTGGTCGGGGAGACGCTCAACCAGATCAGGCAGACGGACCCGGAGATTCTCGATGCCGTGCTCGAGGTGATGGAAACCGAAAAGCTGCTCTCGTCGCCCGCGAAGGTGGAAGTCGTTCCGCGCGACTCGTCGATCCTGATCCAGACCAGCGGAGGCTGA
- a CDS encoding SPFH domain-containing protein, whose protein sequence is MSLIAFILGLLVYIVFKVGIRGFYTVRPDERAVKTSFGRAERMPGASEQTHPSVQDEADLYSYPALRVIPPGGPYLKMPWQKVHKVPIATQALDIVWDPTKQQSTIEAVTKDNLTTGVNGQIRYRASEENLYPYLFGVESPLEHVMGYFISVLRERIANFSDPKGAPLVGGDAGTPSAVELSEGVSINDLRKNLPMINEYMEQQCNSTIGRYGIELDAALITEIDPPPEVDQALSAINSTRNQVAADISTARADAEQQITMSERAVEIARNNAEAEVAPLRELATILSKIKTTGGRDALKAYMRNLRVPLYARADRVIRVED, encoded by the coding sequence ATGAGTCTGATCGCCTTCATTCTAGGCCTGCTCGTGTATATCGTTTTCAAGGTCGGCATTCGAGGTTTCTACACGGTGCGGCCTGACGAAAGAGCCGTCAAGACGAGTTTCGGGCGCGCGGAGAGGATGCCGGGCGCGAGCGAACAAACGCATCCGAGCGTTCAGGACGAGGCGGATCTCTACTCCTACCCGGCACTGCGTGTGATACCGCCGGGAGGGCCGTATCTGAAGATGCCGTGGCAGAAGGTGCACAAGGTACCGATCGCCACGCAGGCGCTCGACATCGTCTGGGATCCGACAAAGCAACAGTCGACCATTGAAGCCGTCACCAAGGACAACCTGACGACGGGTGTGAATGGCCAGATCCGTTACCGGGCTTCCGAAGAGAATCTCTATCCGTATCTGTTCGGCGTCGAGAGCCCGCTTGAGCATGTGATGGGGTATTTCATCTCCGTGCTCCGCGAACGGATCGCCAACTTTTCCGATCCGAAGGGAGCTCCGCTCGTCGGGGGAGATGCCGGTACTCCGTCGGCGGTGGAGCTTTCCGAGGGAGTGTCGATCAATGATCTCCGCAAGAACCTGCCGATGATCAATGAGTACATGGAGCAGCAGTGCAACTCGACGATCGGACGATATGGGATCGAGCTCGATGCAGCGCTGATCACCGAGATCGATCCTCCGCCAGAGGTCGATCAGGCGCTGTCGGCGATCAACTCGACGCGAAACCAGGTCGCGGCCGACATCTCAACGGCTCGTGCCGATGCCGAGCAGCAGATCACGATGAGCGAACGCGCCGTGGAGATTGCACGGAACAACGCGGAAGCGGAGGTCGCGCCGCTTCGAGAGCTCGCGACCATTCTTTCGAAGATCAAGACCACCGGTGGGAGGGATGCGCTCAAAGCCTACATGCGCAACCTTCGCGTTCCACTCTATGCCCGGGCCGATCGCGTCATCCGGGTGGAGGACTGA
- a CDS encoding DNA-3-methyladenine glycosylase 2 family protein gives MKGLTKRSFRAAVKRLALLDPDLGRVFRDHGYPELLPREPGFATLVMLIIEQQVSLSSARATFARLVDAAGGELTPGRFVELDDETLRAIGFSRQKARYARLLAEAILSGSFDPAALASMSDDEARRALRSVTGIGPWTAEVYLLMVMLRPDAWPTGDRALVVAAREVKRLEVDPTTEELEKIGEVWRPYRAVAARILWHHYLNTIRAR, from the coding sequence ATGAAGGGGCTCACGAAACGATCGTTCCGCGCGGCGGTGAAGAGACTCGCTTTGCTCGACCCCGACCTCGGGCGCGTCTTCCGCGACCACGGGTACCCCGAGCTTCTTCCGCGAGAGCCGGGGTTCGCGACGCTCGTCATGCTGATCATCGAGCAGCAGGTTTCGCTCTCGTCCGCGCGCGCAACGTTCGCCCGGCTCGTCGATGCAGCGGGCGGCGAGCTCACTCCCGGGCGCTTCGTCGAGCTCGACGACGAAACGCTCCGCGCGATCGGATTCAGCCGGCAGAAGGCACGGTATGCACGACTGCTCGCCGAAGCGATCCTCTCCGGTTCGTTCGACCCGGCGGCGCTCGCGTCGATGTCCGATGACGAAGCGCGCCGGGCGCTGCGATCAGTCACCGGGATCGGACCTTGGACCGCGGAGGTCTATCTGCTCATGGTCATGCTGAGGCCGGATGCCTGGCCGACTGGAGACCGCGCGCTCGTGGTGGCCGCCCGGGAAGTCAAGCGACTCGAGGTTGACCCGACGACCGAAGAGCTCGAGAAGATCGGGGAGGTGTGGCGTCCGTACCGCGCCGTCGCCGCCCGCATTCTCTGGCACCACTACCTCAATACGATACGTGCCCGCTGA
- a CDS encoding PAS domain S-box protein: protein MLKLLHLEDSTVDQELIRRQLKREDLELDCTYANDRKSFRKCLDELEPDVILSDFSLPSFNGLEALKMAKEKYPDTPVIFVTGALGEEKAVEFLKEGAADYVLKDRLQRLGSAIVRAREEADARIENRKAEEALRHRQRLEHVINRFSVSFDKGEIDSLEPAVQEALDDLGRFIGAERICIYTKDPSRKYLTNTFEWARPGLERRGECRVPLHRFESLFHESGLSKPLRVNSIKDLPPEAEPKTWLFSDPRIESLLLVPISPLGENLGLLVCEGLADADWSDETVGLINIAGEVLGNAIRRVDTERELREERQFLEKVLDFSEMLVIVIDDEGRFVRINQGFAEVTGYSPEECIGRSMFDLFVTDDTRETAADDLKRVLEEGSIEYYEKPIRTRDGDRRIVRWKADTFTHNGERQILACGIDLTNLRDAENRRIQMELKLAQAERIDSLGRVAANVAHEFNNVLMGIQPFAEVVARVAGEDERLQMCARQISRSIKTGTRITGEVLRFARPAVPTRQVVSAGDWLRELVAASRMALGDQMEVVLSVEHDSEISIDGSQMEQVIMNLLLNARDAMDGKGRIEIVVASPAWDGGGRFGVLANPHSHAHVMVRDQGPGIARDVRERLFEPFFTTKPKGTGLGLAVSHQIVRAHGGHLFVESEENRGSTFHLFLPKADQPESEQ, encoded by the coding sequence TTGCTGAAGCTTCTTCACCTGGAGGATTCGACCGTCGATCAGGAGCTGATCCGCAGGCAGCTGAAACGTGAAGATCTCGAGCTCGACTGTACCTATGCGAACGATCGGAAGAGTTTCCGGAAGTGTCTGGATGAGCTGGAACCCGACGTGATTCTGAGCGATTTCTCGCTGCCATCGTTCAATGGGCTCGAGGCCCTGAAGATGGCGAAGGAGAAGTATCCCGATACCCCTGTGATCTTCGTGACCGGTGCTCTCGGTGAAGAGAAAGCGGTGGAGTTTCTGAAGGAAGGAGCTGCCGACTACGTCCTGAAGGACAGACTCCAGCGGCTGGGATCTGCAATCGTTCGTGCCAGAGAAGAGGCAGACGCCCGGATCGAGAACCGGAAGGCTGAAGAAGCGCTGCGGCATCGACAGCGGCTGGAACACGTGATCAATCGTTTCTCGGTGAGCTTCGACAAAGGCGAGATCGACAGTCTCGAGCCAGCCGTTCAGGAAGCGCTCGACGATCTCGGGCGATTCATCGGAGCTGAACGGATCTGCATTTATACGAAGGACCCCTCGCGGAAGTACCTGACGAATACATTCGAATGGGCTCGGCCGGGCCTGGAAAGACGGGGCGAGTGTCGAGTTCCGCTTCATCGGTTCGAGTCGCTGTTCCACGAGTCCGGGCTCTCGAAGCCTTTACGCGTGAACAGTATCAAGGATCTTCCGCCCGAAGCGGAGCCGAAGACCTGGTTGTTTTCCGATCCTCGGATCGAGTCACTTCTGCTGGTTCCGATCTCGCCGCTGGGAGAAAACCTGGGGCTTCTCGTTTGCGAAGGACTCGCGGACGCCGATTGGTCGGACGAGACAGTCGGCCTGATCAACATCGCCGGAGAGGTTCTGGGAAATGCGATCAGAAGGGTCGATACCGAGCGGGAGCTTCGGGAAGAACGTCAGTTTCTCGAGAAAGTACTCGACTTTTCCGAAATGCTCGTGATCGTGATCGATGACGAGGGGCGCTTCGTTCGCATCAATCAGGGTTTCGCGGAAGTGACCGGTTACTCCCCTGAGGAGTGCATTGGACGCTCGATGTTCGATCTGTTCGTCACCGACGACACTCGGGAGACGGCCGCCGACGATCTTAAGAGGGTGCTCGAAGAGGGTTCCATCGAGTATTACGAGAAGCCGATTCGAACCAGGGATGGAGACCGTCGAATCGTTCGATGGAAAGCTGACACGTTCACCCACAACGGGGAGCGGCAGATTCTCGCATGCGGCATCGATCTGACGAATCTCAGGGATGCCGAGAACCGACGGATTCAGATGGAGTTGAAGCTCGCCCAGGCCGAGCGGATCGACAGCCTCGGTCGTGTCGCCGCGAATGTAGCGCACGAGTTCAATAACGTCCTGATGGGGATCCAGCCCTTTGCAGAGGTCGTGGCACGCGTTGCAGGCGAGGACGAGCGTCTCCAGATGTGTGCCCGGCAGATTTCGCGATCAATTAAGACCGGCACGAGAATCACCGGCGAGGTGCTTCGGTTCGCCCGACCGGCCGTTCCGACGAGGCAAGTGGTTTCTGCCGGGGACTGGCTGCGGGAGCTCGTCGCCGCAAGCAGGATGGCCCTCGGCGATCAGATGGAAGTCGTCCTCTCGGTCGAGCATGACTCGGAGATTTCGATCGACGGCTCGCAGATGGAGCAGGTGATCATGAATCTTCTGTTGAATGCACGCGATGCCATGGACGGAAAAGGGCGCATCGAAATCGTCGTTGCATCGCCAGCGTGGGACGGGGGAGGTCGCTTTGGTGTTCTCGCAAATCCGCACAGCCACGCGCACGTCATGGTCAGGGACCAGGGCCCCGGGATAGCGAGAGATGTCCGGGAACGGCTGTTCGAGCCGTTCTTCACCACGAAGCCGAAGGGAACGGGACTCGGGCTCGCCGTCAGTCACCAGATCGTTCGCGCGCATGGTGGCCACCTCTTCGTCGAGAGCGAAGAGAACCGGGGCTCGACATTCCACCTGTTTCTTCCGAAAGCGGATCAGCCGGAAAGTGAGCAATAG
- a CDS encoding response regulator — MKEEELTDVEILIVEDNPHDLELTLRALRKHNITNKILTLSDGAEALDYFFSDGKFSGRDINRKPRVIFLDLKLPKVDGLEVLEKLRANEATKTIPVVMLTSSTEEKDRLQSYKLGVNSFLVKPIAFDEFIKAVSQAGFYWLALNRPPEDGERR, encoded by the coding sequence ATGAAAGAGGAAGAATTGACCGATGTGGAAATTCTGATTGTCGAGGATAACCCGCACGATCTGGAGCTGACTCTCAGAGCTCTCAGAAAGCACAACATAACCAACAAGATTCTCACTCTCAGCGACGGTGCCGAGGCGCTCGACTACTTCTTCTCCGACGGGAAGTTCAGCGGCCGGGACATCAACCGGAAACCACGGGTGATTTTTCTCGATCTGAAGCTTCCGAAGGTCGACGGGCTGGAAGTTCTGGAGAAGCTGAGGGCGAATGAGGCGACCAAGACGATTCCGGTCGTCATGCTCACTTCCTCGACTGAGGAGAAGGATCGCCTTCAAAGCTACAAGCTCGGTGTAAACAGCTTTCTGGTGAAACCGATCGCTTTTGACGAGTTCATCAAGGCAGTCTCGCAGGCAGGGTTCTACTGGCTTGCCCTGAACCGTCCCCCTGAAGACGGCGAGAGGAGATGA